From a single Hypomesus transpacificus isolate Combined female chromosome 14, fHypTra1, whole genome shotgun sequence genomic region:
- the anpepa gene encoding alanyl (membrane) aminopeptidase a — protein MGKGVLLSKVLAVMTAVMTVSSVSGMIIMLIIYQREYKLNPPTRPPTANATVPLPTGLPPSMRLPKNLVPQRYDLHLQPLLYTQTTNTTNQTLAFKGSSNISFLCVERTGTIFLHSKDLSLTENTIRVNDVDQGKVIPVSGVTQHMNETNFLEIHLNGELKVGSNYTLFIEFKGVLGDDLAGLYVSKYTEKSTTDRVDDERLLVISRLQPTDARKVFPCFDEPAMKAEFMVTIIHREGTKALSNGYFKESNSVDIDGELWEISTFHQTERMSTYLLAFTVSNFKYTSSHHDRVEIKIHARPQAIEAGQADYASGVTEKMLSFYEVYLGRMYGFKKMDLVAAPDFGGVAMENWGLIMFRESALLYEEGVSSITNQEWIATVVAHELAHQWFGNLVTMKWWNNLWLNEGFATYLSYLGVDHLQPDWNMENLMVLNEIQTAFQVDSLASSHPLSCEENDIQSPSDITEQFDDISYSKGAALLRMLADYISKGSFILGVKKYLDALQYSNADDRDLWEHLQQAVDMNFLKVEEFMYTWTNQMGYPLITINTTTGAVSQQHFLLNQTSTYDLVWHVPIRVRKSGDNPSIVLLKTSGPETKADFRANHNQWVLANLNCVGYYRVNYNPENWARLLDQMETDPQEIPLINRGQLIDDAFNLARAGHVNVTLALSTTRYLRNDTEFVPWEVAIRNFNYFLLMFDRSEVYGPMQAYLRNQVQGLYQHFENVTLASSVPDSHSDQYNQINAVNVACKHGMPACQTMVQELFKIWMLNHTNIIHPNLRYSVYCQAVALGGEEEWEFAWRMFQNATSATEKDKLRYALSCTRKIWLLNRYLEYTLDPDKIRKMDAVSTINYVAENVAGQALAWDFVRAHWTYLSQEYGGGIMSFASLINGVTQRFSTDFELQQLKQLQSAHGKQGLGSASRALEQAIERTQANIQWVKQNKRTVLEWFKGELRRP, from the exons ATGGGTAAAGGGGTCCTCCTGTCCAAGGTCCTTGCCGTCATGACGGCGGTGATGACTGTCTCCTCTGTATCAGGGATGATTATAATGCTCATAATCTACCAGAGAGAGTACAAACTCAACCCACCCACCCGTCCACCTACGGCCAACGCCACCGTCCCGCTGCCCACTGGACTACCACCTAGCATGAGGCTGCCGAAAAACCTGGTTCCCCAGAGGTAcgacctccacctccagcctctcctctacACTCAGACCACCAACACCACAAACCAGACACTGGCCTTCAAGGGATCCTCCAACATCTCCTTCCTCTGTGTGGAGAGGACCGGGACCATCTTCCTTCACAGCAAGGACCTGTCTCTGACAGAGAACACAATCAGGGTGAATGATGTCGACCAAGGCAAAGTCATCCCTGTAAGCGGTGTGACGCAGCACATGAATGAGACTAACTTCCTGGAGATCCATCTGAATGGAGAGCTGAAGGTGGGAAGCAACTACACTCTGTTTATAGAGTTTAAGGGAGTCCTAGGGGACGATCTGGCAGGTCTGTACGTGAGTAAATACACAGAGAAAAGCACCACGGACAGAGTGGATGATGAGCG GTTGCTAGTTATCAGCCGGTTGCAGCCGACCGATGCCAGGAAAGTGTTTCCTTGTTTTGATGAGCCAGCCATGAAGGCAGAGTTCATGGTGACTATCATCCACCGAGAAGGAACCAAAGCCCTGTCCAATGGGTATTTTAAAG AGTCCAACTCTGTGGACATAGATGGAGAGCTTTGGGAGATCTCAACCTTCCACCAAACCGAGAGAATGTCCACCTACCTCCTAGCTTTTACCGTGTCCAACTTCAAATATACGTCATCCCATCATGATCGAGTTGAAATCAAG attCATGCTCGACCACAAGCCATCGAAGCAGGACAGGCAGACTACGCCTCTGGCGTCACAGAAAAGATGCTCTCCTTCTATGAGGTCTACTTAGGCAGGATGTACGGCTTTAAGAAAATGG ACCTGGTGGCAGCGCCAGACTTCGGGGGAGTGGCCATGGAGAACTGGGGTCTGATCATGTTCCGGGAGTCTGCTCTGCTGTACGAGGAAGGTGTGTCCTCCATCACCAATCAGGAGTGGATTGCTACCGTTGTGGCCCATGAGCTAGCTCACCAG TGGTTTGGCAACCTGGTGACGATGAAATGGTGGAATAATCTGTGGCTCAACGAAGGTTTTGCTACGTACCTCTCCTACCTGGGAGTGGATCATCTTCAGCCCGACTGGAACATG GAGAACCTCATGGTTCTGAATGAGATTCAGACGGCGTTCCAGGTGGACTCTCTGGCCTCGTCGCATCCTTTGAGCTGTGAGGAGAACGACATCCAAAGCCCCAGCGACATCACCGAACAGTTTGATGACATCAGCTACAGCAAg GGGGCTGCTTTACTCAGGATGTTGGCTGACTACATTTCCAAGGGATCATTCATCCTGGGCGTGAAG AAATATCTTGACGCTTTGCAGTACAGCAATGCTGACGACAGAGATCTGTGGGAACATTTACAACAG GCAGTGGATATGAACTTTTTAAAGGTGGAAGAATTCATGTATACCTGGACCAATCAGATGGGCTATCCTCTCATCACCATCAACACCACCACCGGAGCTGTCTCCCAGCAACACTTCCTCCTCAACCAGACCTCAACCTATGA TCTTGTGTGGCATGTTCCCATCAGAGTGAGGAAGAGCGGCGACAATCCATCCATTGTGCTTCTCAAGACCAGTGGTCCAG AGACGAAAGCAGACTTCAGGGCTAACCATAACCAGTGGGTTCTGGCCAACCTAAACTGTGTTGGATACTACAGGGTGAACTACAACCCAGAGAACTGGGCCAGACTACTGGACCAGATGGAGACAGACCCCCAG GAAATTCCCCTCATCAATCGTGGTCAGCTCATTGATGATGCTTTCAATTTGGCAAG GGCAGGCCATGTCAACGTGACCCTGGCACTGAGCACCACCAGGTATCTGAGGAACGACACAGAGTTCGTCCCCTGGGAGGTTGCCATCCGCAACTTCAACTACTTCCTGCTCATGTTCGACCGCTCCGAAGTCTACGGCCCCATGCAG GCGTACTTGCGAAACCAAGTCCAAGGCTTATACCAGCACTTTGAAAACGTCACCCTGGCGTCATCAGTTCCAGATAGTCATAGTGACCA GTACAACCAGATCAATGCTGTCAACGTAGCGTGCAAACACGGGATGCCTGCCTGCCAAACCATGGTACAGGAACTCTTCAAAATATGGATGCTGAACCACACCAACAT TATCCATCCCAACCTGCGGTATAGTGTGTACTGCCAGGCAGTGGCactgggaggagaagaggagtgggAGTTTGCCTGGAGAATGTTCCAGAATGCCACCTCCGCCACAGAGAAAGACAAGCTACGCTACGCCCTCTCTTGCACCAGGAAGATCTGGCTGCTCAACAG ATACCTGGAGTATACCTTGGACCCTGACAAGATCAGGAAAATGGATGCTGTCTCAACCATCAACTATGTTGCAGAGAATGTGGCAGGGCAGGCCCTTGCCTGGGACTTTGTACGAGCACACTGGACTTACCTCAGCCAGGA GTACGGGGGAGGAATCATGTCGTTCGCCAGCCTAATAAATGGAGTGACACAGAGATTCTCAACGGACTTTGAGCTCCAACAG CTGAAGCAGCTCCAGAGTGCTCATGGTAAGCAGGGGCTGGGGTCAGCCAGCAGAGCCCTGGAGCAGGCCATAGAGAGAACCCAGGCCAACATCCAGTGGGTGAAACAGAACAAGAGGACGGTTCTGGAGTGGTTCAAGGGTGAACTGAGAAGACCCTGA
- the arpin gene encoding arpin has product MSRILHNTPLLNKPVHNEKISSEWSPAKYQRGPGVLLEGKLLDVSRHSITDVNNLKVRFYVVYIKPSRIHQRRYDACGSEVEPNFSDTRKVNTGYLMSSFKVEAKGETDRLSEEQLACLLKQDDLLGLTEKHRPSGTFAFWYPEADMEKTELEVGQDVRLKTSGDGPFIYSLAKVDGGTVTKCNFAGDEKAGASWTNKILSNRAETGSEQQPVGGEGAGAEEDEWDD; this is encoded by the exons ATGAGCCGAATTCTCCACAATACGCCTTTATTAAATAAACCTGTGCACAATGAAAAGATAAGTAGTGAATGGTCTCCTGCGAAATATCAACG AGGCCCTGGAGTGTTGTTGGAGGGAAAGTTGCTGGACGTGTCAAGACATTCCATCACTGATGTCAACAACCTGAAG GTGCGTTTCTATGTCGTGTACATCAAGCCCAGTCGCATCCATCAAAGACGGTATGATGCCTGCGGGTCAGAGGTGGAGCCAAATTTTAGCGACACGAGGAAAGTCAACACAGGCTATCTTATGTCCTCCTTCA AAGTGGAGGCTAAGGGGGAGACGGATCGTTTAAGTGAGGAGCAGTTGGCATGCCTGCTGAAGCAAGACGACCTGCTGGGGTTGACAGAGAAGCACCGTCCGTCTGGCACATTTGCCTTCTGGTACCCCGAGGCTGATATGGAAAAAACAGAGCTGGAGGTGGGCCAGGATGTCAGGCTGAAGACCAGTGGAGACGGACCATTCATCT ACTCCCTTGCCAAAGTGGATGGAGGCACCGTCACCAAGTGTAACTTCGCTGGAGATGAAAAAGCGGGAGCGTCATGGACCAACAAGATTCTGTCCAATCGggcagaaacaggaagtgagcagCAGCCAGTAGGAGGAGAAGGTGCAGGAGCCGAAGAAGATGAATGG GACGATTAA
- the LOC124476830 gene encoding uncharacterized protein LOC124476830: protein MLKCFLCKSLHANSHSLIAHLRVAHSFYPSLKFKLLCAQSGCSRQFCSYSGFRKHLKRFHAVDGSPAFDLSSGEQSSQNVYNNQPGSLFVGESDPQVALTENESFSRRETADICASIVAKLQCSGVANSLVSSVVSDLEDLTTEMQTQTRQDVISVIPPNNPVRSAVKESLAHFESPFSMFNTKTKITNYFNDKWGVVEPVEIVLGMRYDMRRNKKTGFYDQVPVKDTYVYVPILETLKCMCRNVNVCTLLTELTGRQKSHFEDFCDGSYFQSHPLFSKHPSALQIQVYYDDFETANPLGSKRGVHKVGALYFVLRNLPPKFNSRLMNIHLIALFHAQDVKKYGFDPILEPLICDIKILETDGIELPISTSRVYGTICQVIGDNLGMHSILGFTESFSGHYSCRLCLTEKADIQLVYSEDDVKVILRARSIYEQHCSELESDPQLKSTHGLKRTSTLNSLQYFHVCHNYSLDVMHDLLEGVVQFEMKLLFEYLSEHFVTRSELLSRIYSYDYGYLERNNRPTKVNLEHSGNSIGLNSIQSLCLVRNIPLLFGDIVGIGDKNWHLLLLLLQILNLVFSPCFSKGMTVLLKHLTIEHHELFKELYPQKKLLPKHHFMVHYPACIRKIGPLVHMWSMRFEAKHKVFKNTLKNFKNITKSLAKSNQMSIGYLWETTPFSQV, encoded by the coding sequence ATGTTAAAGTGTTTCCTCTGTAAAAGTTTGCATGCAAACAGCCACTCATTGATAGCTCATTTAAGAGTCGCACACAGTTTCTATCCTTCGCTTAAGTTTAAGTTGTTGTGTGCGCAGAGTGGCTGTAGTCGACAGTTTTGCTCATATTCTGGGTTTCGAAAGCATTTAAAACGTTTTCATGCTGTTGATGGCAGTCCTGCTTTTGATTTGTCATCAGGTGAACAGTCATCTCAAAATGTTTATAATAATCAGCCAGGTTCTTTGTTTGTTGGAGAAAGTGATCCCCAAGTTGCTCTCACTGAGAATGAAAGCTTTTCCAGGAGAGAGACGGCAGATATATGTGCCTCAATTGTAGCCAAATTACAGTGCAGTGGAGTAGCCAATAGCTTAGTATCATCAGTTGTTTCAGACCTTGAGGACCTCACTACAGAAATGCAAACCCAAACTCGTCAAGATGTGATTTCTGTCATTCCTCCTAATAACCCTGTCAGATCAGCTGTCAAAGAAAGTTTAGCTCATTTTGAGAGTCCCTTTTCCATGTTTAACACCAAAACAAAAATAACTAATTATTTCAATGACAAATGGGGTGTTGTGGAACCAGTTGAAATTGTGCTTGGCATGAGATACGATATGAGGAGAAACAAAAAAACTGGATTTTATGATCAGGTCCCAGTAAAAGATACATATGTGTATGTCCCAATTTTGGaaactttaaaatgtatgtgtcgaaatgtaaatgtatgtactcTGCTGACAGAATTAACAGGAAGGCAGAAATCACATTTTGAGGACTTTTGTGATGGAAGTTACTTCCAGAGTCATCCATTATTCTCTAAACATCCCAGTGCTTTACAAATTCAGGTGTACTACGATGACTTTGAAACCGCAAACCCTCTTGGTTCAAAACGTGGAGTACACAAGGTTGGTGCTCTTTATTTTGTGCTTCGAAATCTACCTCCCAAATTTAATTCAAGACTGATGAATATCCATTTGATTGCTTTATTTCATGCGCAAGATGTAAAAAAGTATGGATTTGACCCCATCCTGGAACCGTTGATTTGTGACATAAAGATCCTAGAGACAGATGGAATTGAACTACCCATATCAACGAGTAGAGTTTATGGCACAATATGCCAAGTAATTGGAGACAACTTGGGGATGCACTCAATACTTGGGTTCACAGAATCATTTAGTGGACATTACTCCTGTCGTCTATGTTTAACTGAAAAGGCTGATATCCAGTTGGTTTACAGTGAGGATGATGTTAAAGTTATTTTGCGTGCTCGTTCAATTTATGAACAGCACTGCAGCGAGTTAGAATCTGACCCTCAACTCAAGTCAACACATGGCCTCAAAAGAACCTCGACACTCAATAGTCTCCAGTATTTTCATGTGTGCCACAACTACTCTCTAGATGTGATGCATGATCTCCTAGAAGGAGTTGTACAATTTGAAATGAAACTACTGTTTGAGTATCTTTCGGAACATTTTGTTACACGCAGTGAATTGCTCTCCAGAATATATTCGTATGATTATGGATATTTGGAGAGAAACAATCGTCCCACAAAGGTTAATCTAGAGCACAGTGGAAATAGCATAGGGCTCAATTCTATTCAGTCACTCTGTCTTGTCAGAAACATTCCGTTGCTGTTTGGTGATATCGTAGGGATAGGTGATAAAAATTGGCATTTGCTCCTTCTCTTACTTCAAATTCTAAATCTGGTGTTTTCCCCTTGTTTTTCTAAAGGCATGACTGTCCTCCTGAAGCATTTAACAATTGAGCACCATGAGTTATTTAAAGAGTTGTATCCACAAAAAAAGTTGCTGCCCAAACACCATTTTATGGTGCATTATCCAGCCTGTATTCGCAAAATTGGACCGTTAGTCCACATGTGGAGCATGAGGTTCGAGGCTAAGCATAAAGTTTTTAAAAATACACTAAAGAATTTCAAAAACATCACCAAATCTCTGGCAAAAAGTAATCAGATGTCAATTGGCTATCTTTGGGAAACGACACCATTCAGTCAAGTTTAG